In Triticum aestivum cultivar Chinese Spring chromosome 5B, IWGSC CS RefSeq v2.1, whole genome shotgun sequence, the following proteins share a genomic window:
- the LOC123113827 gene encoding lactoylglutathione lyase GLX1: MRALPMAVSRGAVACATPAAAAAALPRRSMLLSTAAAGAALQSDPIRLMSTPKLKLRASAGAAQAAATSFSSNDEAFAWAKKDNRRLLHVVYRVGDIDRTIKFYTECLGMKLLRKRDIPEEKYTNAFLGYGPEETNFAIELTYNYGVDSYDVGAGFGHFGIATDDVGKTVELIRAKGGKVTREPGPVKGGKTVIAFIEDPDGYKFEILERPGTPEPLCQVMLRVDDLDRAISFYEKACGMKLLRKRDNPEYKYTVAMMGYGPEDQNAVLELTYNYGVTEYDKGNAYAQIAIGTDDVYKTAEVVKLSGGQVIREAGPLPGLGTKITAILDPDGWKSVFVDNIDFAKELE; this comes from the exons ATGAGGGCTCTCCCCATGGCCGTCAGCCGTGGCGCCGTCGCCTGCGCCaccccggccgccgccgcagcagccTTACCCCGGAGATCCATGCTCCTCTCCACCGCTGCCGCGGGCGCAG CGCTGCAGTCCGACCCCATCAGGCTGATGAGCACGCCCAAGCTCAAGCTCCGCGCCTCCGCGGGCGCCGCGcaggccgcggcgacctccttctcCAGCAATGACGAGGCCTTCGCCTGGGCCAAGAAGGACAACCGGAGGCTCCTCCACGTCGTCTACCGCGTCGGCGACATCGACAGGACCATCAA GTTCTATACAGAATGCCTGGGCATGAAACTGCTGAGGAAGCGAGACATACCCGAAGAGAAGTACACCAATGCCTTCCTCGGATACGGCCCCGAGGAAACCAACTTTGCCATCGAGCTCACCTACA ACTACGGGGTTGACTCGTACGATGTCGGAGCGGGGTTCGGTCACTTCGGCATCGCAACTGATGAT GTGGGGAAAACAGTTGAACTCATAAGGGCGAAGGGAGGCAAGGTGACGAGGGAGCCTGGCCCTGTCAAGGGTGGCAAGACCGTGATTGCCTTCATCGAAGACCCTGACGGCTACAAGTTCGAGATCCTTGAGAGGCCAGGGACTCCAGAGCCACTATGCCAAGTGATGCTTCGTGTCGATGATCTCGACCGAGCCATAAGCTTCTACGAGAAG GCTTGTGGTATGAAACTTCTCCGGAAGCGAGACAACCCTGAATACAAG TATACGGTGGCCATGATGGGGTACGGACCTGAAGACCAGAATGCCGTTCTGGAGTTGACCTACAACTATGGTGTCACTGAATATGACAAGGGGAATGCATATGCACAG ATCGCGATAGGCACCGACGATGTCTACAAGACCGCCGAGGTGGTGAAGCTGTCTGGAGGACAAGTGATACGGGAGGCAGGTCCCTTGCCAGGGCTCGGCACCAAGATCACAGCCATCCTGGATCCCGATGGGTGGAAATCG GTGTTTGTTGACAACATTGACTTCGCCAAAGAATTGGAGTAA